The following are encoded together in the Acanthochromis polyacanthus isolate Apoly-LR-REF ecotype Palm Island chromosome 14, KAUST_Apoly_ChrSc, whole genome shotgun sequence genome:
- the galnt13 gene encoding polypeptide N-acetylgalactosaminyltransferase 13 isoform X2, which translates to MRRFVYCKVVLTTSLVWVLVDVFLLLYFSECNKCDDRKDRSLLPALRVISRSHEGPGEMGKAVNIPKDDQEKMKELFKINQFNLMASDMIALNRSLPDVRLDGCKTKVYSDDLPNTSIVIVFHNEAWSTLLRTVHSVINRSPRHLLVEVVLVDDASEREFLKKKLENYVRTLEVPVRILRMEQRSGLIRARLRGAAATTGQVITFLDAHCECTVGWLEPLLARIREDRTAVVCPIIDVISDETFEYMAGSDMTYGGFNWKLNFRWYPVPQREMDRRKGDRTLPVRTPTMAGGLFSIDKTYFEEIGSYDPGMDIWGGENLEMSFRIWQCGGSLEIVTCSHVGHVFRKATPYSFPGGTGQVINKNNRRLAEVWMDDFKDFFYIISPGVMRVDYGDVSSRKALREALKCKPFSWYLENIYPDSQIPRRYYSLGEIRNVETNQCVDNMGRKENEKVGFFNCHGMGGNQVFSYTADKEIRTDDLCLDVSRLNGPVVMLKCHHMKGNQMFEYDAERLTLLHVNSNQCLDMPSEEDKMVPTLRDCNGSRSQQWLLRNMTLSV; encoded by the exons ATGCGGCGGTTTGTCTACTGCAAGGTGGTGTTGACCACGTCTTTAGTGTGGGTGCTGGTGGACGTGTTCCTGCTGCTGTACTTCAGTGAGTGTAACAAATGCGATGATAGAAAGGACCGCTCGCTGCTCCCTGCCCTCCGAG TGATATCTCGGAGCCACGAGGGTCCGGGTGAGATGGGCAAGGCAGTAAACATCCCCAAGGACGACCAGGAGAAAATGAAGGAGCTCTTTAAGATTAACCAGTTCAATCTGATGGCCAGTGACATGATTGCACTCAACAGAAGTCTGCCAGACGTGAGGTTGGATGG CTGTAAGACCAAGGTGTACTCGGATGACCTGCCCAACACCAGCATTGTGATCGTTTTTCACAACGAGGCGTGGAGCACCCTCCTGCGGACCGTTCACAGCGTCATCAACCGTTCTCCCAGACACTTGCTGGTGGAGGTTGTGCTCGTCGACGATGCCAGTGAGCGAG AGttcctgaagaagaaactggAGAACTATGTTCGGACTCTGGAGGTCCCAGTGAGGATCCTGAGGATGGAGCAGCGTTCAGGTCTCATCAGAGCCAGGTTAAGGGGGGCGGCTGCCACTACAGGACAGGTCATCACCTTCCTGGATGCTCATTGCGAGTGTACTGTTGGTTGGCTGGAGCCCCTGCTGGCTCGCATCAGAGAGGACAG GACAGCAGTGGTGTGTCCTATCATAGATGTCATCAGTGATGAGACGTTTGAATACATGGCAGGCTCTGATATGACTTACGGTGGATTCAACTGGAAGCTAAATTTCCGATGGTACCCGGTTCCCCAGCGGGAGATGGATCGACGCAAAGGGGACAGAACACTGCCTGTCAG GACTCCCACCATGGCAGGAGGATTATTCTCCATagacaaaacatattttgaagaAATTGGAAGCTATGATCCAGGGATGGACATCTGGGGTGGAGAAAACCTTGAAATGTCATTTAGA ATCTGGCAATGTGGTGGCTCCTTGGAAATTGTAACATGTTCACATGTGGGCCATGTTTTCCGGAAGGCCACCCCATACAGCTTTCCAGGAGGAACGGGCCAAGttatcaacaaaaacaacaggcGCCTGGCCGAAGTCTGGATGGATGATTTCAAAGATTTCTTCTATATCATATCACCAG GCGTGATGCGGGTGGACTACGGAGACGTCTCTTCCCGTAAAGCCCTCCGCGAAGCCTTGAAGTGCAAACCGTTTTCCTGGTATCTAGAGAACATCTACCCAGACTCCCAGATCCCAAGAAGATACTACTCACTTGGTGAA atCAGAAATGTTGAGACTAACCAGTGTGTGGACAACATGGGAAGAAAGGAGAATGAGAAGGTTGGCTTTTTCAACTGCCATGGCATGGGGGGAAACCAG GTGTTCTCGTACACGGCGGATAAAGAAATCAGGACAGATGACCTCTGTCTGGACGTCTCCCGCCTCAACGGGCCTGTCGTCATGCTAAAGTGTCACCACATGAAGGGCAATCAGATGTTTGAGTACGATGCTGAG
- the galnt13 gene encoding polypeptide N-acetylgalactosaminyltransferase 13 isoform X1, translating into MRRFVYCKVVLTTSLVWVLVDVFLLLYFSECNKCDDRKDRSLLPALRAVISRSHEGPGEMGKAVNIPKDDQEKMKELFKINQFNLMASDMIALNRSLPDVRLDGCKTKVYSDDLPNTSIVIVFHNEAWSTLLRTVHSVINRSPRHLLVEVVLVDDASEREFLKKKLENYVRTLEVPVRILRMEQRSGLIRARLRGAAATTGQVITFLDAHCECTVGWLEPLLARIREDRTAVVCPIIDVISDETFEYMAGSDMTYGGFNWKLNFRWYPVPQREMDRRKGDRTLPVRTPTMAGGLFSIDKTYFEEIGSYDPGMDIWGGENLEMSFRIWQCGGSLEIVTCSHVGHVFRKATPYSFPGGTGQVINKNNRRLAEVWMDDFKDFFYIISPGVMRVDYGDVSSRKALREALKCKPFSWYLENIYPDSQIPRRYYSLGEIRNVETNQCVDNMGRKENEKVGFFNCHGMGGNQVFSYTADKEIRTDDLCLDVSRLNGPVVMLKCHHMKGNQMFEYDAERLTLLHVNSNQCLDMPSEEDKMVPTLRDCNGSRSQQWLLRNMTLSV; encoded by the exons ATGCGGCGGTTTGTCTACTGCAAGGTGGTGTTGACCACGTCTTTAGTGTGGGTGCTGGTGGACGTGTTCCTGCTGCTGTACTTCAGTGAGTGTAACAAATGCGATGATAGAAAGGACCGCTCGCTGCTCCCTGCCCTCCGAG CAGTGATATCTCGGAGCCACGAGGGTCCGGGTGAGATGGGCAAGGCAGTAAACATCCCCAAGGACGACCAGGAGAAAATGAAGGAGCTCTTTAAGATTAACCAGTTCAATCTGATGGCCAGTGACATGATTGCACTCAACAGAAGTCTGCCAGACGTGAGGTTGGATGG CTGTAAGACCAAGGTGTACTCGGATGACCTGCCCAACACCAGCATTGTGATCGTTTTTCACAACGAGGCGTGGAGCACCCTCCTGCGGACCGTTCACAGCGTCATCAACCGTTCTCCCAGACACTTGCTGGTGGAGGTTGTGCTCGTCGACGATGCCAGTGAGCGAG AGttcctgaagaagaaactggAGAACTATGTTCGGACTCTGGAGGTCCCAGTGAGGATCCTGAGGATGGAGCAGCGTTCAGGTCTCATCAGAGCCAGGTTAAGGGGGGCGGCTGCCACTACAGGACAGGTCATCACCTTCCTGGATGCTCATTGCGAGTGTACTGTTGGTTGGCTGGAGCCCCTGCTGGCTCGCATCAGAGAGGACAG GACAGCAGTGGTGTGTCCTATCATAGATGTCATCAGTGATGAGACGTTTGAATACATGGCAGGCTCTGATATGACTTACGGTGGATTCAACTGGAAGCTAAATTTCCGATGGTACCCGGTTCCCCAGCGGGAGATGGATCGACGCAAAGGGGACAGAACACTGCCTGTCAG GACTCCCACCATGGCAGGAGGATTATTCTCCATagacaaaacatattttgaagaAATTGGAAGCTATGATCCAGGGATGGACATCTGGGGTGGAGAAAACCTTGAAATGTCATTTAGA ATCTGGCAATGTGGTGGCTCCTTGGAAATTGTAACATGTTCACATGTGGGCCATGTTTTCCGGAAGGCCACCCCATACAGCTTTCCAGGAGGAACGGGCCAAGttatcaacaaaaacaacaggcGCCTGGCCGAAGTCTGGATGGATGATTTCAAAGATTTCTTCTATATCATATCACCAG GCGTGATGCGGGTGGACTACGGAGACGTCTCTTCCCGTAAAGCCCTCCGCGAAGCCTTGAAGTGCAAACCGTTTTCCTGGTATCTAGAGAACATCTACCCAGACTCCCAGATCCCAAGAAGATACTACTCACTTGGTGAA atCAGAAATGTTGAGACTAACCAGTGTGTGGACAACATGGGAAGAAAGGAGAATGAGAAGGTTGGCTTTTTCAACTGCCATGGCATGGGGGGAAACCAG GTGTTCTCGTACACGGCGGATAAAGAAATCAGGACAGATGACCTCTGTCTGGACGTCTCCCGCCTCAACGGGCCTGTCGTCATGCTAAAGTGTCACCACATGAAGGGCAATCAGATGTTTGAGTACGATGCTGAG